The Pan paniscus chromosome 3, NHGRI_mPanPan1-v2.0_pri, whole genome shotgun sequence genome includes a window with the following:
- the TKTL2 gene encoding transketolase-like protein 2: MANDAKPDVKTVQVLRDTANRLRIHSIRATCASGSGQLTSCCSAAEVVSVLFFHTMKYKQTDPEHPDNDRFILSRGHAAPILYAAWVEVGDISESDLLNLRKLHSDLERHPTPRLPFVDVATGSLGQGLGAACGMAYTGKYLDKASYRVFCLMGDGESSEGSVWEAFAFASHYNLDNLVAVFDVNRLGQSGPAPLEHGADIYQNCCEAFGWNTYLVDGHDVEALCQAFWQASQVKNKPTAIVAKTFKGRGIPNIEDAENWHGKPVPKERADAIVKLIESQIQTNENLIPKSPVEDSPQISITDIKMTSPPAYKVGDKIATQKTYGLALAKLGRANERVIVLSGDTMNSTFSEIFRKEHPERFIECIIAEQNMVSVALGCATRGRTIAFAGAFAAFFTRAFDQLRMGAISQANINLIGSHCGVSTGEDGVSQMALEDLAMFRSIPNCTVFYPSDAISTEHAIYLAANTKGMCFIRTSQPETAVIYTPQENFEIGQAKVVRHSVNDKVTVIGAGVTLHEALAAADHLSQQGISVRVIDPFTIKPLDAATIISSAKATGGRVITVEDHYREGGIGEAVCAAVSREPDILVHQLAVSGVPQRGKTSELLDMFGISTRYIIAAVTLTLMK, translated from the coding sequence ATGGCCAACGACGCCAAGCCCGACGTGAAGACCGTGCAGGTGCTGCGGGACACAGCCAACCGCCTGCGGATCCATTCCATCAGGGCCACGTGTGCCTCTGGTTCTGGCCAGCTCACGTCGTGCTGCAGTGCAGCGGAGGTCGTGTCTGTCCTCTTCTTCCACACGATGAAGTATAAACAGACAGACCCAGAACACCCGGACAACGACCGGTTCATCCTCTCCAGGGGACATGCTGCTCCTATCCTCTATGCTGCTTGGGTGGAGGTGGGTGACATCAGTGAATCTGACTTGCTGAACCTGAGGAAACTTCACAGCGACTTGGAGAGACACCCTACCCCCCGATTGCCGTTTGTTGACGTGGCAACAGGGTCCCTAGGTCAAGGATTAGGTGCTGCATGTGGAATGGCTTATACTGGCAAGTACCTTGACAAGGCCAGCTACCGGGTGTTCTGCCTTATGGGAGATGGCGAATCCTCAGAAGGCTCTGTGTGGGAGGCTTTTGCTTTTGCCTCCCACTACAACTTGGACAATCTCGTGGCGGTCTTCGACGTGAACCGCTTGGGACAAAGTGGCCCTGCACCCCTTGAGCATGGCGCAGACATCTACCAGAATTGCTGTGAAGCCTTTGGATGGAATACTTACTTAGTGGATGGCCATGATGTGGAGGCCTTGTGCCAAGCATTTTGGCAAGCAAGTCAAGTGAAGAACAAGCCTACTGCTATAGTTGCCAAGACCTTCAAAGGTCGGGGTATTCCAAATATTGAGGATGCAGAAAATTGGCATGGAAAGCCAGTGCCAAAAGAAAGAGCAGATGCAATTGTCAAATTAATTGAGAGTCAGATACAGACCAATGAGAATCTCATACCAAAATCGCCTGTGGAAGACTCACCTCAAATAAGCATCACAGATATAAAAATGACCTCCCCACCTGCTTACAAAGTTGGTGACAAGATAGCTACTCAGAAaacatatggtttggctctggcTAAACTGGGCCGTGCAAATGAAAGAGTTATTGTTCTGAGTGGTGACACGATGAACTCCACCTTTTCTGAGATATTCAGGAAAGAACACCCTGAGCGTTTCATAGAGTGTATTATTGCTGAACAAAACATGGTAAGTGTGGCACTAGGCTGTGCTACACGTGGTCGAACCATTGCTTTTGCTGGTGCTTTTGCTGCCTTTTTTACTAGAGCATTTGATCAGCTCCGAATGGGAGCCATTTCTCAAGCCAATATCAACCTTATTGGTTCCCACTGTGGGGTATCCACTGGAGAAGATGGAGTCTCCCAGATGGCCCTGGAGGATCTAGCCATGTTCCGAAGCATTCCCAATTGTACTGTTTTCTATCCAAGTGATGCCATCTCGACAGAGCATGCTATTTATCTAGCCGCCAATACCAAGGGAATGTGCTTCATTCGAACCAGCCAACCAGAAACTGCAGTTATTTATACTCCACAAGAAAATTTTGAGATTGGCCAGGCCAAGGTGGTCCGCCATAGTGTCAATGATAAAGTCACAGTAATTGGAGCTGGAGTTACTCTCCATGAAGCCTTAGCAGCTGCTGACCATCTTTCTCAACAAGGTATTTCTGTCCGTGTCATCGACCCATTTACCATTAAACCCCTGGATGCCGCCACCATCATCTCCAGTGCAAAAGCCACAGGCGGCCGAGTTATCACAGTGGAGGATCACTACAGGGAAGGTGGCATTGGAGAAGCTGTTTGTGCAGCTGTCTCCAGGGAGCCTGATATCCTTGTTCATCAACTGGCAGTGTCAGGAGTGCCTCAACGTGGGAAAACTAGTGAATTGCTGGATATGTTTGGAATCAGTACCAGATACATTATAGCAGCCGTAACACTTACTTTAATGAAGTAA